The window CCCGCAACCCCAAATCCACCGGGCCCGGCATGCGTGGATATCATCGCCCCAGCTTGAATCCATCTAATATTTTCAAAACCAGATTCCCTGGCAATTTCCTCAGCCCTCTGCTTAATGCTGTCATCGAGTCCGAGCGAGTAAATAAGGTAAAGCTGACTTCTATCAATATTGTACTCTGTTAAATATTCGCGCAAGAGTTTCTCAGCAACGACGTTCATCTTCCCGCGGAATTTTTTAGTAGAAACAAGCTTTCCATCGATCAGTTCGATGCACGGCTTTATTTTCAGCAAAGCCCCGCCAAGATAAGCAATATTGCTTACACGGCCACCGGCTCTTAAAAAATCAAGGCTTCCCGGAGTGAAGGCAAGCTTCGACTTGGGAATCACTGTTTCTATTTTTTCAATCAAGCGGGCTGGTTCAATCTCAGGTTCACTCTCCAACAAGGTAGCAGCATACATTACAACGGCCAATAATCCGCCAGTCACGTTCAAAGCGTCAATGAGAAATAGGTTCTGGAATTCCTCGGCTGCAATCACTGCATTTTGAAAGGAAGACGATGCCTTTGATGTATAGCCAACATGAATAATCGTGCAGCCTGGATGTTCAGCTTTTATCCTCGAAAAAAACTCCTGGTACTCATGTACATTCGTAGCTGTTGTAGAGGGTATTTTTTTCGTCCGCTCATAATAATCATAAATATGCTCAACCGGTAATGAACCATCCGGATAATCCTTATCATCCATAATCACATGCATCGGTACAACCTCAATAGCATATTTATCCGTTAAATCCTTTGGTAAATCCGCGCCACTCTCCGTCGATAACACAATCCTGCTCATTGATTGTCCCCTTTCATCCCACCGCTAATATAGTTCGACCTTTATAGACATATCTTAACTATACAGCAGAAGGACCAAACAATGAAGCGGTTTGCCAGAAAGGCAGCAGTGTTTTACCCCACTGATTGGCCGTTCCTATTCTGGCTGAACAAATGCTGGGTTGCCTTTATCCAAGTCTTTGCCATTAACATATTACCCATGCTGTTCATGTGGACACCATCAATTGTTAGTGGTTGTCGATTGCCATGCTTTAAATAGTTGATAAATTCCTGATGTGTCGGTACAACGATTCCGTGATATTTACGTGCCAATTTATCAACAATCTTAACGTACGGGCCCAGCTTCAAATTCCCTTCGGCTTGGATATCTTCATTTATAACCGTTGGTTCCATCAATATGATTGTTGCATTCGTTTTTCCTTTGAGGTTTGTAAGCAGGGATTCATAAATTTCTTCAAACCGGTCTGGATATATTTGAACCATTTCAGGACTATCGAATTGCCGCCAAACATCATTAATTCCGATTGAAATCGATACAAAATCCGGCTGCAGGGAAACGACATCCTGCTCCCACCGTTCAGCCAAGTCATCCACCCGGTTACCGCTAATCCCTTTATTGAACATGTCCATATCACGTTCCGGATATGTAATCTTTAAATAATCGTGAACTAAACGAACATAGCCAGTACCTATATCATCACCTTCACTTTTTCCCCACCAAGTGATGCTGTCTCCGATAAATACAATTCGTTGTTTCATGCTCATCCTCCAAACTTAGTCATTTACCGGCCTTCGCTTCCCATTCAGAAAGGTATGCGTTTAATTTTTTCCCGGTAAAATGAACATAAAAAGAAATAAGGCTGTTCGGTTCGCTAATATTGTCTACTGGTTTCCCATTGAGTTGTTCAAAATCGCTTATCCAGCTTTTTATCTCATTAATAATCTTTTCCAGCCCATCAAAGGCCTCCACCTTTTCAGGATCAATCAACCGGTTTGGAAATAGAGGAACGTTCCACTTTGAAACATTCGAGAGAGCGGTTTCCAATTTTCCGAGTATTTGTTTTACCTCACTATCATGGTTTCCGAACTGTGCGTAAAAATCGTTTTCAATATCTTCGAAGGAATCTCCCCAGCTTAAGCGGGCAAAAAAATAACTATTCATCAACTGAATCGATTTCCACGGATACACCATGTCTTCATTTGTCGCATTGGATTTTGGGATGAACGGAACAATCAAATTAACGATTTGCTCGATTCCAATTTGCGAATAAAATTCGATGTCATCCCTAATTCTTTGAAATAAAGGAGGAAAAAGATCGCCTAACATGAAATGATCGCTATAATACTCAAAAATCGTTAACTCTTTATCGCTCGCATTAGTAACGCTCCGCCATTTTTGTAATGCTTCGTATGCTCTTTCCTCCTTCATGAAGGATTGTTGATAATTCCTGCCCCAAAAAGCAAATAATGTATCAACAGATTTAGAGCTTTCCTCCTCATCGGGTAGCTCTAACATTTCCCATGATAGCCCTGCATTATAAGCGATATGTTCGACACTAATATTAGGCAGCTGCTTTTTTAATTGTTCCGTAAACTCAATATAATGAGTCAAAAAGTGCTGATCATCCTCTATCCCCACATCCGCCGGCCATAACGATATCCGTTTTATCGAGCTTGATTCACTACAATAGCCTTTGATTTTGTCTATGACGACACTCTTCCATCCATCATTAGAAAAATCAATTTGTTTTTTCTCGGATGCTGAACTTTCGCTTAAAAGGTAATGCATGCTATGCCCGCCCAGGGTTATCATCAGCCCTCGCTTTTCAATCTCTTCTGCCACTGCATGCTTTATCTTGTCCCATAACATAAAAGTAAAGAATAGTTCATTAATATAGTGTTTAGCTGACCAGTCAATTAACTGCAGAAGAAAATCAGTATCCTCATAGTTTTCAAGGACCAAGCCTCTTCTCTTCATTTTCCCACTAATCATTCCAGCGGTATCGGCATTATTTCCAATATAATTAAGTGTATCTTTTGATAGAAAACTAGCCCACTTATATCCGAACAGTTTTTTACATATATGATATACACCAAACAGCACCGAACGCGGGTTAGATCCGATAATATACATTTCACTGTCTTTTTCCAACACCTGAAAGGTATCGGCAGACCCTTCAGCGTTTGTATTTTCGTCGATGAGATTCCTTTCTAGAAAATCCTGATAGACCCCTATAACAAATGAAAAAGGAATCGTTTGTTGAACCGGTTCCGCGTATTTTATCAACTCGTCTTTCGCAAACCTTACCACTGGATTTTCATTTAAAATAGTACATTGAATATCAGACAAATAGGTACCTCCTCAGATTCCCTTTTTATCATTTTCCGCCAGAATACTCCCACTTCAAGGAATGTGAAAGTCGTAGCCCAATGAGTAGTGGGAAATGATTGTCAGTTGGCGATAGTCAAAACATACGTTCAAATGGTATAATATTCCTGTACAAATTGTTCTTTGAAAACTGGGTATTTGGGGTTGTGACAAGAAAGGCTTTGTCACGTAAAATATCCAAGCATCATTCGCCCTGCACGTATCGAAGTAGCGAAAACCAAGCAAAGTAGAAACATGCAGCGAGTTCAAATGTACAGGATAGAGCATCACCGCAGGAGGCTGCTAAGCCATTTGTACTGCTAACTGTCGGTGCGATAGGGATAGCCTGCTAAATAACCGGTGGATGCATTGGTGTTCGCAGGAATCTCCATCTTCAAATTTCGTCAGATATTAAGGTGGAGTAGTTCAACTTAATCAAGTAGCGATTGATTCATTTCGCTTAAAAGAAGACCTGATAAGATAATGGCATTCGTCCAGCCACTTTCAATAACATATGCTCCCCAGCCCGTATCACCATTATTGCCAAAATACTCGCCGCGTTCCAAATGGAAGGAACGCATCCAGCCGCCATCGAATTCTTTTTTTGCCGAAGTGATTTGAATGTCAGATATAAAGCTAACTAACTTCTCATGCAAATCTTTAATTGCCGGATCGCCAGTCGCTTTACTAGCCTCCCACGCGTTCATAACCAGGAAGTTATTCGTATATAACTGATCGGCAATACCTTCATTATTAAATTGAAAAACGCCCGTATCTTCAAAACCATATCGTTCCGGGTCAGGATTATCACTTTCCTCAATTCCGCCCTGCTCATGTTGATTTGCTGATAAGTACTCAATTACTTCGTCTAATCCCCGGCGAATTGTTTCATCTTTACTAATGGCATACATTTGCGTTAGTGACAGGAGGAACCTGCTGTATCCCGCTGTTTTGCTATACATATACTTTAAATTCTCTTTATTCTTCAGCAATTCCAAACTGCCTTGATAGGCCGCTTGTTTAAATCGTTCATCCTTTGAAACAATATAAGCTTGAATGAATGCTGCATGAACGATTGATTCAAAATGCGGGTTCATACTTGCCGCAGTGGAATTTTTGAAAAAGGAAGTTCCGTTATCAAGCAGTTCCTTTTCTCGGATACATTCTGGACGAAGCCCATTCTTATTTTGCGTGTTTAAAAGAGCATACGCCGTTAATAGGCCTCTCTCCTTGTATTCTTCCTTTCCTGTTTTACGGTAAAGATATAATAGAACAAGTGCCACCCAGCCATTATCATCTGAAAAAATTTGATCCGGTTTCTTTTTTGGACTTTGGAACCACTTCCAAAAACCATAGGTGACTGAATCAGGGTCGGTATCCTGATAGCCTTCTTCGAACAAATAGGCCAGCAAATTCGCTGATAGATCTGTCCATTTCTTTTCTTTCGTATATTCTCCATATAAGTAAAACAGCAGTGCTGTATGGGCGTGGCAATCCGGCCTTAAATCTTTACTAATTTCGCTCCGGATTGAATGAACATTTTCATAAACTCCGAGACTTCCATCATCCTTCGGCAAGATGCCCGATGTTAAAAACCAGTTCACACCCTTTTCAAGGTTTTTTTCAATATCAGTATTCTTTGATAGCTCAATAATTGGCTGTATATCCTTAATTGGCAATTGATAGTCAGATTTCAGCCAATTTATAACATCATTCCATAACCAATTTGGACGCAATGTCCATGACTGTTCATTACCTAAAAAGGAAATGGCTGAATAGATAGCTTTCCCTTCCCCGTGTTTTTTGGCAATGATGGCTGGATAATCCCCTGTCGCTTCCGTGCTATGAGTTTCTCTAAAATGGCCAATATCCATCAGTCTTTCGATATCGAAAGTAATATCAAATGCAAAACCGGTTATAAAAGGGCCGTGCCATTCGAGCAGCTGGCCTTTCTTACAAAAATCGCTATCCTTTGATATGACTAATTTTTCAAGACGGCGATTGGTCACGTTAAAATCCTGCTTGAACCCAAAAAGCCGCGAAGTCGGAAAATCATCACAATTGATCATTTCCCCATATAGGATGCCGCCATTGTCGACAAAATCCCATAGCTTCTCAACTAATTCATAAGGCAATTTCAAGGGTACACCGTTGTCGTTGCCATTTATAAAAATAAACTTATAGTTTAGTAAATCCTCATCCATCAGCTGGCCAATATCCCTGAAGAAGTTGGTAAAATCAACAAAATCGTTCATTTGCTTGCTTTTGTCAACAAGAGCTATCACTATTATTCACTCCATTCATACTTTATGAATTTTTGGCCACTCAAGTTCAATCCCGGCTTTTACTAATCTGTCCTGAAAATCCTTTAATCGTCGCCCGTTATTCCTCACCTCTCGCGGGCTGATACCGTGATCGATGCAGTAAGCAGCCAGGTGGCCTGCCGCCTCACCAATATTCCATTCAACCGGATGAAGACGGTAAGAACCATTCGATAAATGTGTCGTTCCAATGTTTTTACAGGCAGGCAGCAAATTTTGTACGCGAATTGGTATCAAACTCCCGAGTGGAATCTGGAATGGATGGGATGAAATATCAATATACGTATTCATACCTGTACTTGGATGAAGGTCTAAGCGATAACAGCCAATGCCAACACTATCCTCAAAAAACGTGGCACTGTCCTTACCCTCGATTTCCCCGCTTATATGCTGTTCTTTCACGGTAAATTCAGCTTTTATCCTGCGGGATTCGCGGATGTATGGATACATAGCTAATCCATCTTCAGTACCTAATACATCTTTTCTTAAGCGGATTCCCGGGTAGCCGTACCCTCCGTCAGGCCTCGGTGCTTCAGTTTGCAGCCAATACAG is drawn from Bacillus sp. FJAT-18017 and contains these coding sequences:
- a CDS encoding SGNH/GDSL hydrolase family protein, giving the protein MSMKQRIVFIGDSITWWGKSEGDDIGTGYVRLVHDYLKITYPERDMDMFNKGISGNRVDDLAERWEQDVVSLQPDFVSISIGINDVWRQFDSPEMVQIYPDRFEEIYESLLTNLKGKTNATIILMEPTVINEDIQAEGNLKLGPYVKIVDKLARKYHGIVVPTHQEFINYLKHGNRQPLTIDGVHMNSMGNMLMAKTWIKATQHLFSQNRNGQSVG
- a CDS encoding DegV family protein, with the translated sequence MSRIVLSTESGADLPKDLTDKYAIEVVPMHVIMDDKDYPDGSLPVEHIYDYYERTKKIPSTTATNVHEYQEFFSRIKAEHPGCTIIHVGYTSKASSSFQNAVIAAEEFQNLFLIDALNVTGGLLAVVMYAATLLESEPEIEPARLIEKIETVIPKSKLAFTPGSLDFLRAGGRVSNIAYLGGALLKIKPCIELIDGKLVSTKKFRGKMNVVAEKLLREYLTEYNIDRSQLYLIYSLGLDDSIKQRAEEIARESGFENIRWIQAGAMISTHAGPGGFGVAGLEL